The following coding sequences lie in one Methanothermobacter sp. MT-2 genomic window:
- a CDS encoding ATP phosphoribosyltransferase has product MRIKMAIPSKGRISEPTLRLLEKAGIGLKDTLKRRLFSQTEHPNIDVMFTRATDIPEFVADGAADLGITGLDLIKERASDVKILEDLKFGKAKLVLAAPEDSKIKTPRDIKDGSIIATEFPKLTHQYLKEKNINAEIVELSGSTEIAPFIGVADLITDLTSTGTTLKMNHLRIVDTILKTSVKLITNPESYHKKRKLIEEVRTAIRGVLDAQGKKLVMLNVNKEQLEAVKKVMPGMTGPTVSKVLSDDGMVAVHAVVNEKDVFRVVNELKRVGARDILVVPIERIIQ; this is encoded by the coding sequence CACTAAGATTATTAGAAAAGGCAGGTATAGGATTAAAGGACACCTTGAAAAGACGGTTATTCTCACAAACAGAACATCCAAACATTGATGTTATGTTCACCCGCGCCACTGATATCCCAGAGTTTGTTGCTGATGGCGCTGCAGATCTTGGAATAACAGGCCTAGACCTTATAAAGGAAAGAGCGAGCGATGTTAAAATCTTGGAAGATCTCAAATTTGGTAAAGCAAAACTTGTATTAGCAGCCCCTGAAGATTCAAAAATAAAAACTCCCAGGGATATAAAAGACGGATCCATCATAGCAACAGAATTCCCAAAACTCACACACCAATACCTAAAAGAGAAGAATATAAACGCGGAGATAGTTGAACTCAGCGGCTCAACAGAGATAGCACCATTCATAGGAGTTGCAGACCTTATAACAGACCTGACAAGTACTGGTACAACATTAAAGATGAACCACCTCCGTATCGTGGACACAATCCTAAAAACTTCAGTTAAACTCATAACAAACCCTGAAAGCTACCACAAAAAAAGAAAACTCATCGAAGAAGTTAGAACAGCTATCAGGGGAGTTTTGGACGCCCAGGGTAAAAAACTTGTCATGCTAAACGTTAACAAAGAACAACTCGAAGCCGTGAAGAAAGTCATGCCAGGGATGACAGGCCCCACAGTATCCAAAGTCCTATCAGATGATGGTATGGTGGCAGTACATGCTGTAGTGAATGAAAAAGACGTTTTTAGAGTTGTGAATGAACTTAAACGTGTCGGTGCAAGGGACATCCTCGTGGTACCAATTGAAAGAATCATACAATAA
- a CDS encoding 2-hydroxyhepta-2,4-diene-1,7-dioate isomerase has translation MKFLRFQHNKPRHGFIQDGKIIEIPAKDYLTSNPRSLRTYTINDVKILPPVKPSKIICVGLNYRDHAEELGMEIPKEPIIFLKPPSSIIGDGDPIIYPKMSQEVDYEVELAIIISKKAKSVNNKDAGDFIAGYTILNDVTARDLQRKDGQWTRAKSFDTFCPIGPWIETEIDPNRLEISLQLNGKIKQYSNTQNMIFSVYELVEFVSNIMTLKKGDIIATGTPPGVGPMKPGDKIEASIEGIGTLKNTII, from the coding sequence TTGAAGTTCCTTAGATTCCAACACAACAAACCCAGACATGGTTTCATCCAAGATGGAAAAATCATAGAAATCCCAGCCAAAGATTACCTCACCAGCAACCCAAGAAGTCTAAGAACATACACAATCAATGATGTGAAGATACTACCACCAGTAAAACCCTCGAAGATAATATGTGTAGGCCTCAATTATAGAGACCATGCAGAAGAACTAGGCATGGAAATCCCCAAAGAACCCATAATCTTCCTGAAACCCCCAAGTAGCATCATAGGAGATGGTGACCCCATAATATACCCGAAAATGTCACAGGAAGTTGACTATGAAGTGGAATTGGCGATAATAATATCAAAAAAGGCTAAAAGCGTGAACAACAAAGATGCCGGGGATTTCATAGCAGGTTACACCATCTTAAATGATGTTACAGCCAGAGACCTTCAAAGAAAAGATGGTCAATGGACACGTGCCAAAAGTTTTGATACATTCTGTCCCATAGGACCGTGGATAGAAACTGAAATCGACCCAAATAGACTTGAAATATCCCTACAGTTAAACGGAAAAATTAAACAATACTCAAACACTCAAAACATGATATTTAGTGTATATGAACTTGTGGAATTCGTATCAAACATAATGACTCTAAAAAAGGGAGATATCATCGCAACTGGAACACCCCCAGGCGTCGGGCCCATGAAACCAGGAGACAAAATTGAAGCATCCATAGAGGGTATAGGAACCCTCAAAAATACAATAATATGA
- a CDS encoding leucine--tRNA ligase produces the protein MDIEKKWQKKWENAGIFQANPDSDKKLFLTVAYPYPSGAMHIGHGRTYTVPDVYARFKRMQGYNVLFPMAWHVTGAPVIGIAKRIQRKDPWTWRIYQKVHKVPPGELEKFSNPEYIVEYFSKEYKRIMKAMGYSIDWRREFKTTDPQYQKFIEWQIKKLKKKGLVRKGEHPVKYCPECENPVGDHDLLEGEGVAINQLTILKFKIEDSYLVAATFRPETVYGVTNIWINPREEYIKVEVDDEKWIISKKSYKNLSEQKKGMEIIELVNPENLVGSSAKNPMTGSQHPILPAYFVDPEYGTGVVFSVPAHAPADYIALQDLKNNKKLQEKYNLKDLIKEIKPVNVITIKGYGECPACETIEKFKIKNQKDPKLDDATNELYKIEHAKGKMSQHIPGYNGMPVAEAREKIAKQLKSEGKADEIFDFSEHPVICRCGSRCIVKIMENQWFIKYSDPKWKKITRKCLNSLKIIPEEVKANFEYYIEWLDDWACARRIGLGTPLPWDPEWIIEPLSDSTIYMSYYTIVPHLKKLPAKTLDDEFFDTIFLNKNNKQTKETHKISEEFNYWYPLDWRLSAKDLIGNHLTFHLFHHSAIFPPSKWPKGIVVFGMGLLEGKKMSSSKGNVVLLSDAIKTHGADVVRLFLMSSAEPWQDFDWREKEVIGTKRRLEWFKEFGEKISKIIGSKKLLDSKIPEPSSFIAKWMMARINLRIKETTKALEKFQTRRAVQEAFFLLRKDVDHYMKRVKYNVDEEARALLKYLIGVWIRLMAPFIPHTAEEMWEKYGGEGFVSEAPWPRFHEEFISVEVQRAEEMVQGTVKDILEIKKILSLNPEKVHVYVAPEWKWRILELAAEIGKPDMGALMGRAVSEGIHEDKREIADFIKRILKDVVRGEYTGRIDEYKILSDAKSYMEDEVDAKVIIHKDAEYDPEGKAKNAIPYKPAIYLE, from the coding sequence GTGGATATCGAAAAGAAATGGCAGAAAAAATGGGAAAACGCGGGGATCTTCCAAGCCAACCCCGACAGCGACAAAAAACTATTCCTGACAGTTGCCTATCCCTATCCAAGTGGCGCCATGCACATAGGACATGGAAGAACCTATACTGTACCAGACGTATATGCAAGATTTAAACGCATGCAAGGTTACAATGTACTGTTTCCAATGGCATGGCACGTGACAGGCGCCCCAGTTATCGGAATAGCTAAGAGAATCCAGAGAAAAGACCCATGGACATGGCGAATATACCAGAAAGTCCACAAGGTCCCCCCAGGCGAACTGGAAAAATTCTCAAACCCCGAATACATCGTAGAATATTTCAGCAAAGAATACAAGCGTATAATGAAGGCCATGGGCTACTCAATCGACTGGAGAAGAGAATTCAAGACAACAGACCCCCAATATCAAAAGTTTATCGAATGGCAGATAAAAAAATTAAAAAAGAAAGGATTAGTACGTAAAGGGGAACATCCAGTAAAATATTGCCCAGAATGTGAAAACCCAGTAGGAGACCACGACCTCCTAGAAGGCGAAGGAGTGGCCATAAACCAACTCACCATACTCAAATTCAAAATAGAAGATTCATACCTTGTAGCCGCAACATTCAGGCCAGAAACAGTCTACGGAGTCACAAACATTTGGATAAACCCAAGAGAAGAATACATCAAGGTGGAAGTAGATGACGAAAAGTGGATTATAAGCAAAAAATCATATAAGAACCTATCAGAACAAAAAAAGGGCATGGAAATCATAGAATTGGTCAACCCGGAAAATCTGGTGGGTTCTAGTGCTAAAAATCCCATGACAGGAAGCCAACACCCCATACTACCCGCATATTTCGTCGACCCAGAATATGGTACAGGAGTAGTGTTCTCAGTCCCAGCACATGCACCAGCAGACTACATCGCACTACAAGACCTAAAAAACAACAAAAAATTACAAGAAAAATACAATCTAAAGGACCTCATCAAAGAGATAAAACCAGTTAATGTAATAACAATTAAAGGCTACGGAGAATGTCCAGCCTGTGAAACCATAGAAAAATTCAAGATAAAAAACCAAAAAGACCCAAAACTGGATGACGCCACAAACGAACTCTACAAAATCGAACATGCAAAAGGTAAAATGAGCCAACACATCCCAGGATATAATGGAATGCCAGTAGCAGAAGCCCGTGAAAAAATAGCAAAACAACTAAAATCTGAAGGAAAAGCCGATGAAATCTTCGACTTCTCAGAACATCCTGTAATCTGCAGATGCGGCAGCCGTTGCATCGTGAAAATAATGGAAAACCAATGGTTCATAAAATATTCAGACCCAAAATGGAAAAAAATAACCAGAAAATGCCTCAACTCCCTCAAAATAATACCAGAAGAAGTGAAGGCAAACTTTGAATACTACATCGAATGGTTAGATGACTGGGCCTGCGCAAGGAGGATAGGTCTTGGAACACCCCTACCATGGGATCCAGAATGGATAATAGAACCCCTAAGCGACTCCACAATCTACATGTCATATTATACAATAGTCCCACACCTGAAAAAGTTACCAGCCAAAACCTTAGATGATGAATTCTTCGATACAATTTTCCTCAACAAAAACAATAAACAGACAAAAGAAACCCATAAAATCTCTGAAGAATTCAATTACTGGTACCCTCTAGATTGGAGGTTATCAGCAAAGGATCTTATAGGTAACCATCTCACATTCCACCTGTTCCACCATTCTGCAATATTCCCACCATCCAAATGGCCCAAGGGTATAGTAGTATTTGGCATGGGCCTTCTTGAAGGAAAAAAAATGTCATCATCAAAGGGAAATGTTGTACTATTATCAGACGCCATAAAAACCCATGGAGCAGATGTTGTGAGACTATTTCTAATGTCATCTGCAGAACCATGGCAAGACTTCGACTGGAGGGAAAAAGAGGTTATAGGCACGAAAAGACGCCTTGAATGGTTCAAAGAATTCGGGGAAAAAATCTCCAAGATAATAGGCTCGAAAAAATTGTTAGATTCTAAAATACCAGAACCTTCATCTTTTATCGCCAAGTGGATGATGGCCAGGATAAACCTCAGGATAAAAGAGACTACAAAGGCCCTTGAAAAATTCCAGACAAGAAGGGCCGTGCAGGAAGCGTTTTTCCTCCTTAGGAAGGATGTTGACCATTACATGAAACGTGTTAAATATAATGTCGATGAAGAGGCCCGGGCTCTTCTCAAGTACCTGATTGGTGTGTGGATCCGTTTAATGGCCCCTTTCATTCCACATACTGCAGAGGAGATGTGGGAGAAATATGGTGGTGAAGGTTTTGTATCAGAGGCCCCATGGCCAAGATTCCATGAAGAATTTATAAGTGTAGAGGTTCAAAGGGCCGAGGAGATGGTTCAGGGTACTGTTAAGGATATATTGGAGATAAAAAAGATTCTAAGTTTGAATCCGGAGAAGGTACATGTATATGTTGCCCCTGAGTGGAAATGGAGGATATTAGAGCTGGCCGCTGAGATTGGTAAACCTGATATGGGGGCTTTAATGGGACGTGCCGTCTCTGAGGGAATACACGAGGATAAAAGGGAAATCGCAGATTTTATAAAAAGGATCCTCAAGGATGTTGTAAGAGGAGAGTATACAGGACGCATTGACGAATATAAGATATTATCTGATGCCAAGAGCTACATGGAAGATGAAGTTGATGCAAAGGTGATAATTCACAAGGATGCTGAATATGATCCAGAGGGTAAGGCTAAAAATGCCATCCCTTACAAACCTGCAATCTACCTTGAGTGA